The following is a genomic window from Victivallis lenta.
GTCGAGAGCGGCGATGATGTCGTCAACGTGTTCGAGTCCGATGGAAAGGCGAACGAGTTCGGGCGTGAGTCCGGCCTTGCGCTGGTCCTCGTCGGAGAGCTGCGAGTGGGTCGTGCTCGCCGGATGGATGATCAGGCTCTTGGCGTCCCCGACATTGGCGAGAATGCTGAACAGCC
Proteins encoded in this region:
- a CDS encoding PLP-dependent transferase; amino-acid sequence: LFSILANVGDAKSLIIHPASTTHSQLSDEDQRKAGLTPELVRLSIGLEHVDDIIAALDDALILI